Sequence from the Collinsella aerofaciens ATCC 25986 genome:
GAGGGGGCTTTCATGCTCGATGAGGGATTTCATAATCTCAACGTAGGAGCCGCACAGGACAATGTTTAAACGTGAGTCTTCCCTGTGGGCGTCGATTGAGGTCTGAAGAATGCTGTCTAAGCCTTTAACCGCATCTCTCAAGTAGGGGTATTCGTCGAGAACGAGGGTAATGTTCTTGTCTTTAGCTTGGGCAAACAGAAATTCGATGAGCTCGCGGATGCCTGTGAAGGCGAGCGGAGGAAAGCTCAGCGCTTCAGCAACAAGGACGGACAGACTCTCGAGGTTGTCTGCCTCGGAGGTTTGGCGGCACTCGTAATAGACCGTTGCGACGTCCGACAAATCGGTTAGCGCCTGCTTGATGAGCTCACTTTTTCCGACGCGACGCCTGCCGTAAATGAGAACATTGCGCTGCTCGGGTGCTTTGAGCGTTTTCTTAATACGGGCGAGCTCACGCTCCCTGCCAATAAATTCCACTTACTCGGTTCCTTCCGACTCGGTTTTGTCCGAGTTAATTGTATCGCATGGATCAGTTTATGCTCGAGTTTACTCGGACAAAACCGAGTCGGTTCTGCCCGAGTAAATTTGAAGGCGGCCGAATGCGTCTTGCTGCGTTTGCGGTTGGATACGTTGTCGAAAACGTGTCGTGCGGATTGTTGGATCGAATCGAACATTGGGACAGACGTCTCGTTTTATGGGCCGGGGGCGTGCATGTGCGAGTTCTTTTGGCCCATAAGGAACGCTGGTGGGTCGTTATTTGGGCCACGGGTCACTTCGCCGGCGCCGTGTTTCGTCATACGCTCATAGTGGAAGCCGATGCCACGGGGTCGACTTGGGACTCGGGCAATGGATGAGCTGCAAGCCGAAAGGAGCGGTGAGAATGATGAGGCCCATGACAAAGAAACTGCTGTTAGGAATTCCCACCGTGACGCTTTCGGCCGTGCTGGCGTGTACAGTGGCCGGCTGTGGCGGTAGTGCTCCGAGCGGCTCGCCTGGCGGTTCGGGCGGCAGCGCGCCTGTGCAGGAAAAGCCCAGGGCCTATGATTCGCAGACGGTCGAGGTGGCAGGCATTACCTATGAGTCGGTGGCTCACGGTACGTTCTATCGCGGCGATGCCAAGCTGCAGGACGGCTTTTACCTGCACATCAAGATCACCAACAACAACACAAAGAACAGGACGTTCAGTTCCTTTAACGTGCATGCTGCCCAGGGCGATCTTGAGGCAGGCGACCCGTTGTTCACTTCCGGCAAGGCGGCCGTGCTCGACTACGTTGCAAGCGAGGCTCCCGATGAGCTGCACGAGGGCATCGACCTTTCCGAGAGGCCAGATATCGGCCCGGGCGAGACCGTTGAGTACGTGTATTTCTGGGCGCCCAAGACGGCGTACTACGGGCCCATCACTGTCGAGTTCGTAGACGCTTATGCCCCCGCCAAGAATCATGAGGCCATGCACTTTGACACCACGGGATGCGAGACCAAGGAGTTCAAGGCGGCCGGCGGCGTGGCCGATTCTGGCGAGAAGGCAGATTTAACGGGCATCGACTGCGCATCGTACAGCATCGAGGCCGCCGATGGGTACACGCTGGATTCGTCCGACGAAGAGCGCGAAAAGGCAAACTTCTTCCACGACGAGACTGGAGGACGCCTGAACATCAGCATCTTCCCGCGCTCGCCGGAGGAAGAGGTTGCAAGCCTAGAGCAGGTCTACGAAGGCAAGGAGACAACAACCGACCAGGTCGAGTACAACGGCATAACGTGGCTGCGCTTTACCGGTCCCGACAACGGCCATACGCTGTTTGCGACGGCTCCCGCGACGGGCGAGACCGTCCGCGTGTCGATTGGCTGGAAGATCGATTGGGACGCCGCCGCGCCCATGATGGAGGCATTGAAGCTCAAGTAGCGGGTTGCGATTCCCATGTCAGGCGACTCAGGGCTGGCTCCGAGTTATCGGGGCCAGCCCCTTTTGATGTTCGATGAGCCGAGTCGGCGTCTCTCGCAAAGGTAACTGAGAGCTAGCGAGGCTTATCCGAATTGACCTCATCGGCGGTGTCGTTTTCGAGCGCCGTGCGGCGGGCGCTGTAGGCGACAAGGCCGGCGCCGGCTGCGGCGAGTGCTGCTGCGGCTGCTGTCAGGGGGACGTTGCTGTCGCCCGTGCCCGCAAGCGCGCCCGCTTTTCCGGGGCGCTTGTTATTGCCGTGATCCTTGCCGCTGCTGGAGCTGCTTCCGCCGGAGTCGCCGCCCTTGTCAGTACCGCCGCCACTCGTGCCGCCATCGCCGTCGACCGTCATCGGGGCGTCGTGAAGTCCTGTCGTATCCGCGTTGTCGCATACGCCGACCTGAACTTCTGAGCGTTCGCACGCCGCGTCGGGCACATGAAGCTCGTGCAGTACGGCACCCAGCGCCGAGTTTGCGCCCGGTCGAATTTCCTCGAGCGTTACGGGATCGAGCGCCACCAGATTACGCGCCTTCGCATATAGCGTTACGCGTTTGCCCACCTCGTCGCTCCAACTCTCGGGGATGGCGAAGCTCATGCGGAACTGTGCCGTGCAACCCGGTGCCAGCACGGCGTTGCCGCTGTCGGCTACCAGCGGGTGCGTTGCAAAACGTGCGCCCAGCGTCTCGAGCGCGTACTTCACGTGTGCCATGTCGTTGGCCGAAGCATCCTCGGCAAGCTCCGGATCGTAGATCGAAGCCATGCGTGCGTTTGCTCCGAACCCGATGGATGCGCTGGAGAACGGCTGGCTGGAGCCCTCTCGGTACAGATCGATCGTGCCGGCGGTCAGCAAGGTGTTACCGTCGTTTCGCACCGTGACCATGAAGGATTCGCCTGCTGCTCCGGGCACCACCGCGCCCGAGGTAGCGACCGCGCCCGTCGGAGTGGCACACGCCACCAAGGGCACTTCGATGCCGTGTAGTTCTGCCTCGCTCTTCTCCGCGCTCACAATGTGCGTGGCGAGCGCGGAGAGCATGCTCCCCGACGTCAAAAATGTCGTTATCTGATCGACGGGATGGTCTAGCTCGCACATCACGAACGGCTCCGTAAACAGATCGCCTGCCAAGGTGCTGGCGAAGATGCGGAAGTGCTTGCCCATCACTGCTACCGGGTTGCCTTCTTCGTCGTAGGTCTGTCCCACCTTGCCATCGGTGTTCTCTACATAGAGCACGCACCTGCCGTTGTTGCTTACGCTAAACGATGCTGGGCCACAGCCTGCGGCACCCACGGGCTGCGTTGCAAAGGCCGATGCGCCTCGCGTCCAAGTAATATGCTGCAGTTGCTCGTTGACGGTTGCCAAAAAGCCCGAATGTTGTGGCCACGGCACCGCGTGGGGCACTGTGACATCTGGCGACATAACGCCCCAGCCCGCAATGGACTGGCCGATCACGGCGTACGATGCGCAGCCACAACCGCCTGCAGTCTCGTATGCAACGGGCACCACCATTTTGCCATTGATATTCTCGGACGCGCCCAGCTCGATGCTCGACGGTGCTTGCGGAAAGCGGAGAACTTGGCGGAACGTCAGGCTGTCGCCCAAATCATCCGACCACAGGGTAAAGCATTCCAGTGCAACCTGAGCCTCGCTGCCGAGCGCCTTTTCTGCGGTGGCTCCGTGGCGGTGGAGGTAGGCGCCCGACAGACGTCCGTCGACCAGTGTCTTGCCCACCGTGATGCGTGGGCACTGCAGGCAATGGTAGCCATCCTCCTGAAGGCGGCCGCGCGAGATGCTGCGCCACGACGTGTGCGATATCACGCGAACTTCGTCGTTGCTTATGCGCAGGCGCACAACGGACAGTATGCCGGATGTGCTCGCCGTATCGAAAAGGGTGTTGTCGCCGGCGGGGCGCTCACCCGAGACCAGCAGCACGTAGGCGTCCTGGTTTCCTCTTCCGTCTGTATATTCCACCACGTCGAAGTCGTAATCGAATATGCCGTTGCGCTCCACATCGCCCTCGCCAAACCCAAGGGGAAAGTCCACGGGCGTGGGAGCGGACCACGTGCCGTTTGCCTTTGTGTGCACCACCAGGCGCGAGCGACCATTGTCGCCGTAGCGCACCGAGGCGATACGGAACAGGCATTCTACGCCGGCAATCCTTGCCAGCTTCATGTGAGCTTCGCTGAGCACGCCAGCAAACAGCACGTTGTCGCTCGAGGGTTTGATGCCGCCACGCTCGTCCTCCGACACGCCGGCAGAATTGGCGTTCGGGTCAGCAACGGCGTTCGTCGTCTGGCCGATATAGGCGTACTCGTACATCGGCGCGGCGTTTTCGTCGTTTTCCATCAGTGCATGGACGAAATGTTCGACCTGTCCCGTGTCGTCGCTCTCTGCATCCGCCTCGAGCTCAATGCGCGTGACCGCTTGATTCCAATCGCGTACGACAGAAGCGACGTTTACGGCAGTGGCCTTAACCTCGGCGCGTGCGAGCAGCTCGGCGTTGGTGACGATGGTGGCCGATGCGATAAATTGCGGCACGCCGCCCGCCTCGGCGTTGCCGGCTGAGCCGAAGCAGGCATCTAGTGTATAGGGCGTATCTCCACCCAATGCGAGCTCAGAGCGCTGGAGTACATACTGGTCGCCGTTGTTCACCGACATATTCCACGAATCGAGGAGTGTGGGCCACGACCCCGACCAAGCCTTGGTGGTCCACTTGAACATCACGAACTGGAGTATCACATCGACATCGACGTCTGCACCTACGCGCAGTCGCGGAAGCTGGTGTCCATCTGCCTTCTCGTACCCAATGAACAGCGTGAGGGATGCGGCGCCGCGCACGGCGGACGAAGCGACGCCTGCAACGCCGGCGCCAAAGGTGACGGCAAGCCCGATCTGGATGGTGAACGAGCCCGACGTGTTTGAATAGTCGAGCGAAATGTTTTTGAAAAACGCCGCGCCGCTGCCGTGCGTGTGGGCACCCACGGCGAGCGCCAGCTTCGCCAGCACCCAGGGGTTGACGTTTAGGAAAAACGGCACCGGTCCTAGGGTAAACTGCTCGGTCCAATTGAGGTCGGTTCTTACCTGGAAGAGGGCCTTAATATTGCCGTATGCGGGGTCGTTGTTGTTACCCCAGGTTTTGCCCACCCAATCGTAGGCGAGCGAGCCGTACAGCTGTGTGGCGATATCCATCGTGAACAGCGGCGTGCAATGGTGGCGAAGGAGCTTGGTGTTTCTTGGATCGGTGCCCGAACCGGCACTCATACTTTTGTACTGATTCCACTTCCCCTCCATCTCGTCGAGGTAGCGGTTTGCCTGCTTGGCGCCCGACTCACGCGGCGATTTCTTCCAGTATTCCGGATCAGGGTTGCCCGAATCGTTCATATAGCTGGCTGGTTTGTATCCTCCGCCAAACAGCACGTACCCGGCAAACGAGAAATCGAAGAGGATCGGAAATGTGGGCATCCAACACGTGAACTTATTACCACCGATGCCGGGAAACGCCGCGGGGAAATCAAACGGAGTGATCTCTTGGTCCATGGTGGTGGGGACGATAGTGGTCGAGCCCGATTCTGCCTTTGCGGCCGGCGCAGTGACAACGGCCATGGGGGAGGAGAGCGTGTAGGTTTTGCCCCGATAGTCGAGGACAAAGCACAGCTTGCAGCCTTCTTCCAGAAGGTCCGATGCCGCATCGAGGAACTTGTCTTCGAGTGTGAACGTCGCCAGATTATCCGCACCCGATGCGCTGGCCTTGACTTGGCCAATCTGCGTGACGGTTTCGGGTGAGCTGCCCGCGGCAGGCGTCACTTTGTTGATGCGCAGCGTTGCCTGTCCACCCTGTGGCAGATGTGCCTGCACGGTAAAGGCGTGCGTATCGGGCTGCTCGTTTGCCGTGTCGTCCTTCGGCAATGTCATGAACGTGGCTTCAGCGTACTGGATGTCCCATTCGTCGAATGTGAGCTGGCGGAAGTACGGCTCGCCGTCGGAAAGCGGACGCGTGGGCGCGGTTATGGCGGTGCCGCCCTGGATACGCGCAAGGGGAATCTCGACATCACGGTAGCCCGCCATGCTAATGGAGATGCCGCCGTTAAAGTCGTACGCGTCGAGAAGCGTTGCCTCGTCCACGTAGCCTTCCGAAAGAGGCGCGACCTCAAAGATGGCCGTGCCCTCGTCGTCGGTAGTGGCGGAGAGCTGCTTGCCCGCGGCATAACGCGACGCGAGCGTGACCTGGGCTCCCTTGATGGGCATATTCTTGTTGGCGACGTCGATCACAACCACACCAAACATGGTGCGCGAGAGCACCAGGACCTTGAAGGGGTCTTCTTCGTCGGCATAGGCCGCGGTGGGCGCGAACGGCAGCAGGAAGGCATTTTCGCTTCCCGGCACGCGAGGCAACATAATGCTCGCTAGCGAGGATGTTCCGGCGATAAGTAGCGAACGGCGATCAAGCATTTTGGGCTCCCATCCCGCAAATTTCGGTGGAAATAATCCAATTTTGCGAGAAGGTGCCCCGTGGCGGTAGTGCCGTTCGAGGGTCAAAATGTCCAATTTGAGCGCGCGAAAGCGCTAGGCCCCCGGAGTGCTTTCGATACGCCGGGCAGTCTGGCCGCTAGCGCAACATGTGGGCAACCAGCTCGGCGCGAGTTCCGATACCAAGCTTGGCATACACTCCTGATAGGCGGTTTTTGACGGTGCCCGGCGATACTCCCATATGGCGTGCGATTTCGGCGTTGGTCCACCCGCGACAGGCGAGCATGGCCATGGTGAATTCCGTGGTCGTTAGATCGTCGGCCACGTCCTCGCCCGAATCGGGGTTGTGGATGCGCCGCCAGCCGTAGCTGAATCGATACGTAATCTCGATGATGCGTGCGAAGTCGTCAGGGTATTGCGTTTTTAGACACGCCTCGATAAGCCCCAGCAAAAGGCCGTGGTGCTCGCCGATAAGTTCGACAAGGCCGTCGGGGCGCGCAACGTTCCAAGCAGCTCCGAAGTGCGTTTTTGCGGCGTCGATGTCCTTGAGGCTCATGCATGCCATGGAAGCTGCCAGGTGCAGGAACAGCTCCGAGATGGGATAGCTTCCCTGTTTCATAATCAGGGCGTTTTCCGCCATGCCCAGGCTGCGGCCGTAATCGCCGCGCAGGTACAAGGCGTGCGCCATCACGTAGCTGGCGAATAGGCGCAGGCCTTCGGGCAGATGCGCCGCAAGTGGATAAAACTCTTCAGCAGAATACGGGGAAGGCAAGTGCAGCAGGACACTCGCGGCCGAGGCGAACAGGATATGCGTGGCGTGGACGGCGGGCGATTCCTCGTCAGTTGGCGTATCGAGGATGCCAGCAAGGCACCGGCGGGCGTCGGCGATACGGTTGAGCGACAGACTGGCATATCCGCAGATAAGGCATGCGGAATAGCGCAGTGCGGGATCGGTGGCGTCAAGATAGGGGCGCGCCGTCTTGGCAGCGAGCGTGGCCTGTCCGCGAAAGTACAGCGCTTCTGCCGTGGCGATGGTGCGTGAATCGGGGTCGGAAATGCCTGCAACCGCAGCGTCAATCTGCCCCGGCACAAAGGCGGTGCACATCAACGGCATGGGAATGCGCGGGTAGCCATCGCAGTCCATCTTCCATCTCCCAACAGCTGGCAACAATTGCAGCAATTGTACTCCTGTTGCTCGGGACTGGAATTTGTGGGTATCGCCTACGATTATGCCGAACGTATAAAGGAAGAGTCTATTGGCGATGCTTCCAAGGTGGCTACCGAAGCCTATCTGACCTTGGGATATAGAAAAACTGCCACCCCTGCAAAAAGCTCTGCCGCAGCGATGGGAAACGCATCTTCTGGGCATTCCGGCGTCTCCAGCCAGCGCTGGACTGCTGCTGTCGCCTTCGCGTTGGCGAGCGGGGCGTGGGGACCGTCCGGCGACCAGCGGTGACGGGCGAGCCCCGCCGCGTACGTGGGACTCCATCGGCGTAGACCCATGACCCCCATGGCATCGGAGAAGTTCACCATGGCGTCCAGGACTTTACCGTCCGGCACGTCCAGCCTAGCGGCTCTCTTGAACCCAAGGTTGAAAGGGGGCGTTGTACAAGGCGAATGGGGCCGAGTGGAAGTGGATCAAAAGAGCGTTACTTGACGTTTCATGCATAATGCCAACCGCCCCGCGACATCACGTTCGCAGCGCGCAGGGGCCGGAGAATCTTCGCGATGAGAGTTGACGTCTAATACCTTGCATCGTATAGTGTGTATAGCATAGTATATGACGAGAGGAGGTGTGCGGATGGAGGCACAGATGAAGCGCGGCTTCCTGGAGGCCTGCGTGCTCGCGGCCGTCTCCGGCGAGGAGTCCTACGGCTACCAGATCGTGAAGGACGTACCGGCGAGCATGGGGCTCACGGAGTCGACGCTCTACCCGCTGCTCAAGCGCCTGGAGAAAGCCGGGTGCATCACGGCGCGCTCCGCCGAGCACAACGGGCGGCTGCGCCGGTACTACCGCATCACGGACGACGGGCGAGCACGCATCGAGGAGTTCCTGGCCGAGTGGCCGTCCGTACGGGAGATTTACGCATACGTTGAGGGGGCGCACCATGACGCGCGATGAGTTTCTGGGCCGGTTGGGCGAGCTGCTCGCCTGCCTGCCGGCCGAGCAGGTGGAGGAGACCAAGGCGTTCTATGCGGAGGCCATCGCTGACCGCATGGAGGACGGTATGAGCGAGGAGGAGGCCGTGGCCGCCATGGGCACGCCCGGCGAGGTGGCGGATGCCACGCTCGACGACCTGCCCGCCGTGCCGCGCGCGATCGCGAGGACGCGCCGGCGCAGCACCGCGCTGCTGTGGGTGCTGACCATCGTGGGCTCCCCGGTGTGGGTGCCGCTGCTCGCCGCCTTCGCCGCCGTGGCCGTCACGGTCTATATCTGCATCTGGGTGCTGGCGCTCTGCGTGTGGATCGTCGCGGCGGCACTCGGGGGCGTGGGCGTAGTTGAGCTCCTGCTTGCCGTAAGCGGCGTCACCATTGGCCACTTCCCGTACGCCCTCGCCTCGGCGGGCGTGGGGCTCGGCCTCGTCGGCGTGGCGCTCTTCGTTGGTGCTGGCGCTTGGGCCGCCTCAAAACAAATTGCGCGCCTCTCGGCGCTCTGGGCGAGGAAGGCCGCCTCGCCCTTCTGGAAGGGTAAGGGCGAGAAGGGCGGCGCTGCCGCGCGTCTCGCGGCGTAGAAAGGAGTGAGTACCATGACCAGCGCGAAGAAGATCTACCTCGCCGTGGCGGGCGGGCTCGTTGCCGCGGGCGTTGTCCTCGCGGGCATTGGCTTTATCGCCTCGGGCTTCGACCCGGCCGTGTTCACGACCCAAATCGACATGCGCGACAGCACCATCGTGCTCGGCGGCGTCGAGGTGGACGACCCGACGGGCCTCCCCCTCATCGAGCAGCTCGCCAATCTGGGCGAGATCGACACCTCCGGCGTCGCGGATCCCGCCGCGCCCTAGGCGCAGCGAGCCCGGGCGCTCTGCCCGCCAAGCTGCGTAAGCCGGCGAAACCCGAACCTCAACCTCTACGCAACTGGCCCCAAGCCTGCGCCGATTCGCTCTCGGCGCCGCGCGGGGGCCCGTGACGCATGCCCAAAAGGTATGAGGAGAAAGGAACGCGATGACGACAACCACGCCCTTCCGCCTTCATGGGGCCACGCAGGACCGGAAGCGACTGGGCCGTGCGGTGGGGCTGTGCTTGGATTGGCTACACTGATATGGACAGTTCCGTGAGGGGCGCGAGAGACGGGACTCTGGGGAGATCTTCGAGGAGGAGTGTCTCGACTGGAAGCGCGGGTTCAGTGGAGCAGGAACCTAATCTCTGTCTCTCCTGCTTTTTTGATTTGTTGAGAAGCCGGCATTTGGGGGCATTTTGGATAGCGAACAGTTCAAACAAGAAGCTGAGAAAATAGAACAAAGCCTGAGTGCCTTGAGAGTCGCCGAGCGCAATGCAGTGATTCCCTTCATGAACGGCGACTTTACCCAATGGGATCTATATCTGGCATCCTCCTCTGAGTATGCGATGAGACTGATAGACGGATTCATCTCCATGCTCGAGTCGAGGAATCTTGTTTGCGTCGCCCAGCTTCTCCGCGCACAGGTTGGAGTCTGCCTGCGGACATTCGCATTATTCGCCGCCGAAGACCAGGATGACTTTCTCCCAAAAGGTTGCCAAGTACCATGGCGTGAGCGTTGGGGTAGCCATCATTCAGCGTGGATACATCCGGATGCGCATAGATCCAGACGATTCCAACGTTCTCGTATTTCCCGTGCAGGTAATCGAAGAGGGCAAGCGACGCCATACAGTTGCCGCCGACGGTCACGACTCTGTCGGGGTTTTCTGCCGTAAGCTTCCTCTGCGCATCCTGAATTCCCGCCAGGACTTCGTCCTCGGCACAGATGCGAACTGCCTCCCATTTCTCATGTCCAAGTTTTGGGACGCGTTTCGCAATGCCGAGTGGGACCCCTGGACAGTCGGATCACGTGGTGGCCCCCTTTGAGAGGGTCACGAGCATGGTGGTCCCGTTCTCGGAACTTGCTTCGACCTCTACCGTGCCGCCGTGTAGGGCTGCAATCTCCCAAACAAGCGCTAGCCCGAGTCCTGCGCCGCCGTATGCCCTGCTGCGGGATTTATCTAGACGAAAGAACGGCTGGAAGATGCTCTCTCGGTACTGTTTGGGTATTCCCGGGCCCTCATCTTTGACTCGCAGGAGCACGTGGCTGTCGCTGTCGCTGATGGAGACGTTGACAGTCGAGCCGGGGCGGCTGTAACGGATGGCGTTTTCGACCAGATTGAACACCAGCCGATAGAGGAGCGTATCACTTCCGATTGTCAAAGCGTCTCCAGCACAATTGAGGGCTATGCCCTTATTCTCGGCAAGTGGCGCAAGGTCGGTGAGGACCTCTTCGGACAAGGGACCGAGTTCAACATCGTCCTCGCAAGGAACGCTGCGGAGCTCACTCATCTCGAGTAATACCTTGGTCATTCGAGACATGCGCTCGGTTTGTTCTTGTAGCAGGCCGAGCAGCTCGGCTGTTTCGGGTTGCAAACCGGAGTGCTCGGAGATGAATAGTTCAATCTGTGCTTGCATAAGGGCGAGCGGGGTGCGCAGCTCGTGTGCGGCGTTGCCGGTAAACTGACGCTGTGCAGAGAACCCTTCGCCAAGACGGGCGATCATGTCGTTGAAAGAGGCGCTACATCGTTGTAGCTCGGTGGGCACATCTTCACTGAGTCTGATTTCGCTTAGGTTGTCAGGCTGCACACGCTCAACCTGGGCGGCAAAAGCTCGTAGCGGTTTGAGCGCACGGCCGCTCACAAAGTATGCCAGCACGCCGCCAAGGAGTGTGACTCCAGCCGTGATGCACCAGGCTGTCGTGCCAAAAGACTCTTGTGCGTCGTTTACGACGATCGTGACCTCGTCATCGAGGGTCGCTTTCGTTGGGTCGAACGCCTGGGGCGAATCTTCGCCGGCTGCGCTAAGGGCCGAGACGTCGCTGCCGATAGCATCCATGTAGCGCATGCCCGTATAGCCGACCAGGCAGTTCGTCAGCACGCACGCAGCGCACGTGAGCAGTGCCGTCATAATCGTTATGCGCCATTGCAACGAAAGCCTTTTCATTCGCTATCCTCCATAACGTAGCCCTCTCCAATCCGATTGCGAATCGGG
This genomic interval carries:
- a CDS encoding helix-turn-helix domain-containing protein, giving the protein MDCDGYPRIPMPLMCTAFVPGQIDAAVAGISDPDSRTIATAEALYFRGQATLAAKTARPYLDATDPALRYSACLICGYASLSLNRIADARRCLAGILDTPTDEESPAVHATHILFASAASVLLHLPSPYSAEEFYPLAAHLPEGLRLFASYVMAHALYLRGDYGRSLGMAENALIMKQGSYPISELFLHLAASMACMSLKDIDAAKTHFGAAWNVARPDGLVELIGEHHGLLLGLIEACLKTQYPDDFARIIEITYRFSYGWRRIHNPDSGEDVADDLTTTEFTMAMLACRGWTNAEIARHMGVSPGTVKNRLSGVYAKLGIGTRAELVAHMLR
- a CDS encoding PadR family transcriptional regulator, whose amino-acid sequence is MEAQMKRGFLEACVLAAVSGEESYGYQIVKDVPASMGLTESTLYPLLKRLEKAGCITARSAEHNGRLRRYYRITDDGRARIEEFLAEWPSVREIYAYVEGAHHDAR
- a CDS encoding DUF1700 domain-containing protein translates to MTRDEFLGRLGELLACLPAEQVEETKAFYAEAIADRMEDGMSEEEAVAAMGTPGEVADATLDDLPAVPRAIARTRRRSTALLWVLTIVGSPVWVPLLAAFAAVAVTVYICIWVLALCVWIVAAALGGVGVVELLLAVSGVTIGHFPYALASAGVGLGLVGVALFVGAGAWAASKQIARLSALWARKAASPFWKGKGEKGGAAARLAA
- a CDS encoding arginase family protein; translated protein: MAKRVPKLGHEKWEAVRICAEDEVLAGIQDAQRKLTAENPDRVVTVGGNCMASLALFDYLHGKYENVGIVWIYAHPDVSTLNDGYPNAHAMVLGNLLGESHPGLRRRIMRMSAGRLQPVRGEAGRRKQDSSTRAWR
- a CDS encoding HAMP domain-containing sensor histidine kinase, with amino-acid sequence MKRLSLQWRITIMTALLTCAACVLTNCLVGYTGMRYMDAIGSDVSALSAAGEDSPQAFDPTKATLDDEVTIVVNDAQESFGTTAWCITAGVTLLGGVLAYFVSGRALKPLRAFAAQVERVQPDNLSEIRLSEDVPTELQRCSASFNDMIARLGEGFSAQRQFTGNAAHELRTPLALMQAQIELFISEHSGLQPETAELLGLLQEQTERMSRMTKVLLEMSELRSVPCEDDVELGPLSEEVLTDLAPLAENKGIALNCAGDALTIGSDTLLYRLVFNLVENAIRYSRPGSTVNVSISDSDSHVLLRVKDEGPGIPKQYRESIFQPFFRLDKSRSRAYGGAGLGLALVWEIAALHGGTVEVEASSENGTTMLVTLSKGATT